A genome region from Akkermansiaceae bacterium includes the following:
- the atpG gene encoding ATP synthase F1 subunit gamma: MANLRDIRRRIKSVKNTAQITRAMQLVAAAKMKKAQDQALAGRDYSSQLNAVLSDIAAGESEDATHPLLEVREGDRELVLVISTDKGLCGPLNTNVAKKLRATTSETADYVTVGRKLRIMLEKTKKHILADFQVPDPVPFAEARAIASFLSKQFLEGKYDKVSITYNRFVNTLTQVPETITLLPVQPPAASGDEGLIAGSAADHLFEPSPKEVLASILPLYVNFQVYQALLEARATEHSARMVAMKAATDNAKKFIKELTLEYNKVRQAAITAELLEITTAMKAME; the protein is encoded by the coding sequence ATGGCCAACCTCCGAGACATCCGCCGCCGAATCAAATCGGTCAAGAACACCGCCCAGATCACCCGGGCGATGCAGCTCGTCGCGGCCGCGAAGATGAAGAAAGCCCAGGACCAGGCTCTCGCCGGCCGGGATTATTCCTCACAGCTCAACGCCGTCCTCAGCGACATCGCGGCGGGTGAAAGTGAAGATGCCACCCACCCGCTCCTTGAAGTGCGTGAGGGCGACCGCGAACTCGTCCTCGTCATCTCCACCGACAAGGGGCTTTGCGGCCCGCTCAATACGAACGTCGCCAAGAAGCTCCGCGCCACGACCTCCGAAACCGCCGACTACGTCACCGTCGGACGGAAACTCCGCATCATGCTGGAGAAGACCAAAAAGCACATCCTCGCGGATTTCCAGGTTCCCGATCCGGTTCCTTTCGCCGAAGCCCGCGCCATCGCCTCTTTCCTTTCCAAGCAGTTCCTCGAAGGGAAATACGACAAGGTCTCGATCACCTACAACCGCTTCGTGAACACCCTCACGCAGGTTCCCGAAACGATCACCCTCCTGCCCGTCCAGCCGCCTGCGGCCTCGGGAGACGAGGGTCTGATCGCAGGAAGTGCGGCCGACCACCTCTTCGAGCCTTCCCCCAAGGAGGTTCTCGCTTCCATCCTACCGCTTTACGTCAATTTCCAGGTCTATCAGGCGCTTCTCGAAGCGCGTGCCACAGAGCACTCCGCCCGCATGGTCGCCATGAAGGCCGCCACCGACAACGCCAAGAAATTCATCAAGGAACTCACCCTCGAATACAACAAGGTCCGCCAGGCCGCGATCACCGCCGAGCTCCTGGAGATCACCACCGCCATGAAAGCGATGGAGTAG
- a CDS encoding F0F1 ATP synthase subunit alpha, with the protein MSSILQDIEKQIAGISSSVEKTNTGTVRKVGDGVAIVEGLSDVMLNEMIEFDGGVTGMALNLEESEVGVVLLGDYTAISEGSACRTSGKLLSIPVGEALLGRVVNALGAPIDGKGEIAASAQYPMEKIAPGIIKRKSVSVPVQTGIMAIDAMVPIGRGQRELIIGDRATGKSTIAVDTIISQALQNKAAEQGKLQNHKPMYCIYVAVGQKLSNVARIQKTLEDSGAMEYTTIVSASASDAAAMQFLAPYAGCAIAEYLMDKGQDCLIVFDDLSKHAVAYRQVSLILRRPSGREAYPGDVFYLHSRLLERSARLTDAAGGGSLTALPIIETQAGDVSAYIPTNVISITDGQIYLETDLFYQGIRPAISVGLSVSRVGSAAQTKTIKSVAGTTKLDLAQYRELQAFAQFGSDLDASTKKKLERGARIVELFKQNQYSPLAMEMEAIYLFAMQNGYFDDVEVKDIGRCQDAMGEFFNTRKGELLDKIRNEKPDLKKDAAMVDAVKQAIDDFKKSWK; encoded by the coding sequence ATGAGCAGCATCCTCCAGGACATCGAAAAGCAAATCGCCGGCATCAGCTCGAGCGTTGAGAAAACCAACACCGGAACCGTCCGCAAGGTCGGTGACGGCGTCGCCATCGTCGAAGGCCTTTCCGACGTCATGCTCAACGAGATGATCGAATTCGACGGCGGGGTGACCGGAATGGCGCTCAACCTTGAGGAAAGCGAAGTCGGCGTCGTCCTTCTCGGCGACTACACCGCCATTTCCGAAGGCTCCGCCTGCCGCACCTCGGGCAAGCTGCTCTCCATTCCCGTCGGCGAAGCCCTCCTTGGCCGCGTTGTCAACGCCCTCGGCGCACCCATCGACGGCAAAGGCGAGATCGCCGCATCCGCCCAATATCCGATGGAGAAGATCGCCCCCGGCATCATCAAGCGGAAGTCCGTTTCCGTCCCCGTGCAGACAGGGATCATGGCCATCGATGCGATGGTGCCGATCGGCCGCGGCCAGCGCGAGCTGATCATCGGCGACCGCGCCACCGGCAAATCGACCATCGCGGTTGATACCATCATTTCCCAGGCGCTGCAGAACAAGGCCGCCGAGCAAGGCAAGCTGCAGAACCACAAGCCGATGTATTGCATCTACGTTGCCGTCGGCCAGAAGCTCTCCAACGTTGCCCGGATCCAGAAGACCTTGGAAGATTCCGGCGCGATGGAATACACAACCATCGTTTCCGCCTCCGCCTCGGACGCCGCCGCGATGCAGTTCCTCGCCCCATACGCAGGTTGCGCCATCGCGGAATACCTCATGGACAAGGGTCAGGATTGCCTCATCGTCTTCGATGATCTTTCCAAGCACGCCGTCGCTTATCGCCAGGTTTCCCTGATCCTCCGCCGCCCATCCGGCCGTGAAGCGTATCCCGGCGACGTTTTCTACCTCCACTCCCGCCTTCTCGAGCGTTCCGCGCGCCTCACCGATGCGGCAGGCGGCGGTTCCCTCACCGCGCTTCCCATCATCGAAACGCAGGCGGGCGACGTTTCCGCCTACATCCCGACCAACGTGATCTCCATCACCGACGGCCAGATCTACCTGGAAACCGACCTCTTCTACCAAGGTATCCGTCCCGCCATCTCGGTCGGCCTCTCCGTCTCCCGGGTCGGCTCCGCCGCCCAGACGAAGACGATCAAATCCGTCGCCGGAACCACCAAGCTCGACCTCGCGCAGTATCGCGAGCTCCAGGCCTTCGCCCAGTTCGGCTCCGACCTCGACGCCTCGACCAAGAAGAAACTCGAGCGCGGTGCCCGCATCGTCGAGCTCTTCAAGCAGAACCAATACTCCCCGCTCGCGATGGAGATGGAGGCCATCTACCTCTTCGCCATGCAGAACGGCTACTTCGACGACGTCGAGGTCAAGGACATAGGCCGCTGCCAGGACGCGATGGGCGAGTTCTTCAACACCCGCAAGGGCGAGCTGCTCGACAAGATCCGCAACGAGAAACCCGATCTCAAGAAGGACGCCGCAATGGTCGATGCCGTCAAGCAGGCGATCGATGACTTCAAGAAAAGCTGGAAATAG
- a CDS encoding F0F1 ATP synthase subunit delta, with protein sequence MKISKVAAATARRLYGLCQVNGQLDDNRLRDLVSKLIASQPRDYRAILAAIQRLARLEMARREVLVESATVLSANDGQRIATDLAKQYGSNLNIQFKTNPDLLGGLRIKVGDDVLDGSVAGRLDRLSKAF encoded by the coding sequence ATGAAAATCTCCAAAGTCGCAGCCGCCACCGCCCGCCGCCTTTATGGCCTGTGCCAGGTGAACGGACAGCTTGATGACAACAGGCTGCGCGACCTCGTCTCGAAACTCATCGCCTCCCAGCCACGCGACTACCGCGCAATCCTCGCCGCGATCCAGCGACTCGCCCGCCTCGAAATGGCACGCCGCGAGGTTCTCGTGGAAAGCGCAACCGTCCTCAGCGCCAACGACGGCCAGCGCATCGCCACCGACCTCGCCAAGCAATACGGCTCCAACCTAAACATCCAGTTCAAGACCAACCCCGACCTCCTCGGCGGACTCCGCATCAAGGTCGGTGACGACGTCCTCGACGGCTCCGTCGCAGGCCGCCTCGACCGCCTTTCGAAGGCATTCTGA
- a CDS encoding ATP synthase F0 subunit B, translated as MLPIFDFLAAAAPAAESEGVVGDITRNFKVYWPQLISQFISFAIVIFLLKKFAFGPIQSMLEQRRERILAGEEKLKRIEKQLAESEATTAAAIAKANEDAIRLITEAKEGAAAFSEQKSQEAIAHAQQILAKAEAAGNADRERISAELKREFGRLVAATTSQVTGKVLTAEDQHRINEEALSKVAN; from the coding sequence ATGCTCCCGATTTTCGATTTCCTAGCCGCCGCTGCTCCTGCCGCCGAATCAGAAGGCGTAGTCGGGGATATCACACGCAATTTCAAAGTCTACTGGCCGCAGCTCATCTCCCAGTTCATCAGCTTTGCGATCGTGATCTTCCTTCTGAAGAAATTCGCCTTCGGTCCAATCCAATCCATGCTTGAGCAGCGCCGCGAGCGCATCCTCGCCGGTGAGGAGAAGCTAAAGCGCATCGAGAAACAGCTCGCCGAGTCCGAAGCGACCACCGCCGCCGCGATCGCCAAGGCCAACGAAGACGCGATCCGCCTCATCACCGAGGCGAAAGAGGGCGCAGCCGCCTTCTCCGAGCAGAAATCGCAGGAGGCCATCGCCCATGCCCAGCAGATCCTCGCCAAGGCGGAGGCCGCAGGGAACGCCGACCGCGAGCGTATCTCCGCAGAACTCAAGCGCGAGTTCGGCCGCCTCGTCGCCGCCACCACCTCACAGGTCACCGGCAAGGTGCTCACCGCCGAAGACCAGCACCGCATCAACGAAGAGGCGCTCTCCAAGGTCGCCAACTGA